The genome window GTGTTTGCTAATGTCTGAATTGACCTTTACACCTGTTATCGGTCTTGAAATTCACGTGCAGTTGGCAACGAAGAGTAAAATTTTCTGTTCGTGCTCCACTGACTACATCGGTGCCGTGCCGAACACGAATGTTTGCCCTGTCTGTCTGGGGTTGCCGGGAAGCCTTCCCGTACTCAATGCCAAAGTTGTTGAATATGGCGTTAAGGCAGCATTGGCCCTGAACTGCGCAGTAAATACAGCGACGAGATTTCACCGAAAAAATTACTTCTATGCAGATCTGCCCAAGGCGTATCAGATCAGCCAGTACGATCTTCCTTTAGCTGAAAAGGGCTATGTGGAGATTCCAACAGAGGATGGCGGACGATATCACGTTCGTATTACACGACTTCACCTTGAAGAAGATGCCGGTAAACTTGTTCATGAAGCAAGTGACGGCCGTCTTGTAGGTGCGGACCAGTCTTTTGTCGATTACAACAGAGGCGGTGTTCCTCTGGCAGAGATTGTTTCAGAGCCGGATATCCGCTCTGCTGCAGAGGCGAAAGAGTATGTGGCCCGTCTTCGCCAGCTTGTTCGTTATCTTGGTGTTTCTGACGGCGATATGGAAAAAGGTTCTCTTCGTGTCGATGCCAACATTTCGGTGAAATGTTCTGACGGACGATGGGGAGACCGTGCCGAGGTAAAGAACCTGAACTCGCTACGCGCTCTTGAGCGAGCACTTGAATACGAGTTCAAACGTCAGAGCCAGCTTTTGGCCGAGGGTAAAACTGTCACTCAGGAGACACGGCACTGGAATGACGTAGAGGGTGTGACTATGGCTACGCGAAGCAAGGAAGAGGCTCACGATTACAGATACTTCCCGGAGCCGGATTTGCCTCCGCTGCTTCTTCCTGACGGGTATGTAGACAAAATAAAAGAGACTATGCCTGAACTGCCTTGGCAGAAAGTGGATCGTTTCGAAAAATCCTATAAATTGAACGAAACTGACGCTATGATTCTGACAGAGCATATTCCTCTTGCCGACTTCTATGAAGCGTGTGTCAAGGCGGGAGCAAGCCCTCAGAGAGCTTCAAACTGGGTGCGGACAGAGGTTCTTCGCATCATGAACGAACAGAAGATCGAAATTGAGGACTTCCCCATCAAGCCTGCGGTTTTGGCCCAGCTCGTTTCTAAAGTTGACGATAATAAGATATCGACAACAGCGGCGCGAGAGGTTTTCGACATGATGGCAGCTCGTCGAATTTCTCTTGAAGAAGCTATGTCGGAGTGTGGAGTGGAGGAAGGCGGCATTTCCGGATCGAACCTTGAAAATATGGTTCGCGGTATTTTGAAAAATAATGCCGATGTCGTTGAAATCATCAAGACGGGACAAGATAAGAAGGGGAAAAAGCAAAAGTTCCTCCAAGGCTTGATTATGAAGGAAGCACGGGGACAAGCTGACCCCAAAGAGGCGGCATCTGTGTTGGCTCAACTTTTGGAAGAATAATGATTGAGGGCAGGGAATGTATTCCCTGCCCTCTTCTTTATTGACTATCGTAACAGCAATGCGTAAGATAAAGCAATGTAAAGAAGATATAAATCTGCCGGCTTGCTGACCGGAAGAGAATAGAGAGGGAGGCAGTCGGACGTCTTAGAGGAGGTAGTAGGGTATGGGAACGCGCAAACCTGAAGACATTAGAAGTGTTGCCATTGTGGCTCACGGTGGGGCCGGAAAGACATCCCTTGTTGAAGCGATGCTCTTTGCTAATGGTGACATTAGTCGTATGGGGAATGTCGTAGATGGCAACACCGTTGCAGACTTCGGAGCCGAAGAACAGAAGCGACAGATTTCCATCAATACTGCACTTGTTACACTTGAGCGTAGCGGGAAAAGATTCTATCTTCTTGACACGCCGGGGTTTGCTGACTTCATAGGTGATATGCGTTCAGCAATGAGAGTTTCAGACTCGGCATTAGCAGTAGTAAGCGGTCTTCATGGTGTTGAGGTTCAAACAGGCAAAGCATTTGAATTTGCAGAAGATTTTGGTATTCCTGTAGCATTTGCAATCAGTAAGCTTGATCGCGAACATTCGGATTTTGCCAGAACAGTAGAAGATATTCAGAAACAGCTTACAGAAAAGGCTGTTCCATTTTTCCTTCCCATAGGCAAAGAGGCTTCCTTCAAGGGAGTTATCGACATTTTGAATCAGAAAGCCTATATGTATGAAGGAGACGCGACAGGTTCTTTCAAAGAATGCGATATTCCTGCTGATATGGCAGACGACGTAGCAGCTGCACGAGAGTCTTTGGTTGAGACGATTGTTGAAGCTGACGATGAAGTAATGATGATGTATCTTGACGGCGAAGAGCTTTCTCCAGAACAGATTCTTTCTGTTGCGAGAAAAGCAATTCGGGAACGTCAGATTTATCCGGTACTCCCCGTTTCGGGAACATCTAATGTAGGAACGCAGCATCTTCTTGATTTTATTGGAACGATGCTTCCTTCTCCTCTGGAATCACATTCACGCCAGGCTAAAAAGGGTGAAGAAACCTTAACTATCGAACCAGATCCTGAAGCTCCATTTTCGGCACTCTGCTTTAAGATTATGGTTGACCCCTATGTAGGAAAACTTTCATATATTCGTGTGAACTCAGGACATCTGTCTAGTGAGAACACTATTTACAATGTCAGCCAACAAGAGGAAGAACGCATAAGTTCCTTCAAAATTATGAAAGGAAAAGACGGCGCTGACGAAAAGGAAATTATTCTTGGAGATATTATTGCCATTCCGAAACTTCACAGCACTCAAGTGGGAGACACATTGGGAACGAAGAACACCGAATACATCTTCCCGCCGATTAAATTCCCCAAACCTGTTTACAGCGTAGCTGTTATGGCGAAGAGCCGGGCAGACGAAGATAAGCTCTCCAATGCTCTTCATAAGATTCTGGAAGAGGACCCTGTTCTCACCTTTGCAAAGAATCCCGAGACAGGCGACAACGTTCTTTCCGGAATGGGCGATATGCATATAGAGATTCTTCTCTCTCGTATCCGTGAGCGGTATGGAGTAGAGCTTGAAACAAAGACACCTCAGGTTCCCTATCGGGAGACAATTCGTAAAACCGCCGAAGCCCAGGGAAAATATAAGAAACAGACTGGTGGGCGCGGACAGTACGGAGACGTTCACATTCGTTTTATTCCTCTCGACCGCGGGTCAGGATTTGTTTTTGAAGATAAGATCGTGGGAGGAGCCATTCCCAAGGGCTTCATTCCCGCCGTTGAAAAAGGTTTACGTGAAGCATTGACTAAAGGGCCTTTGGCAGGATTTCCCACAGTTGATTTTAAATCCGAACTTTTCTTCGGGTCATATCATGATGTAGA of Aminobacterium sp. MB27-C1 contains these proteins:
- the gatB gene encoding Asp-tRNA(Asn)/Glu-tRNA(Gln) amidotransferase subunit GatB encodes the protein MSELTFTPVIGLEIHVQLATKSKIFCSCSTDYIGAVPNTNVCPVCLGLPGSLPVLNAKVVEYGVKAALALNCAVNTATRFHRKNYFYADLPKAYQISQYDLPLAEKGYVEIPTEDGGRYHVRITRLHLEEDAGKLVHEASDGRLVGADQSFVDYNRGGVPLAEIVSEPDIRSAAEAKEYVARLRQLVRYLGVSDGDMEKGSLRVDANISVKCSDGRWGDRAEVKNLNSLRALERALEYEFKRQSQLLAEGKTVTQETRHWNDVEGVTMATRSKEEAHDYRYFPEPDLPPLLLPDGYVDKIKETMPELPWQKVDRFEKSYKLNETDAMILTEHIPLADFYEACVKAGASPQRASNWVRTEVLRIMNEQKIEIEDFPIKPAVLAQLVSKVDDNKISTTAAREVFDMMAARRISLEEAMSECGVEEGGISGSNLENMVRGILKNNADVVEIIKTGQDKKGKKQKFLQGLIMKEARGQADPKEAASVLAQLLEE
- the fusA gene encoding elongation factor G, with product MGTRKPEDIRSVAIVAHGGAGKTSLVEAMLFANGDISRMGNVVDGNTVADFGAEEQKRQISINTALVTLERSGKRFYLLDTPGFADFIGDMRSAMRVSDSALAVVSGLHGVEVQTGKAFEFAEDFGIPVAFAISKLDREHSDFARTVEDIQKQLTEKAVPFFLPIGKEASFKGVIDILNQKAYMYEGDATGSFKECDIPADMADDVAAARESLVETIVEADDEVMMMYLDGEELSPEQILSVARKAIRERQIYPVLPVSGTSNVGTQHLLDFIGTMLPSPLESHSRQAKKGEETLTIEPDPEAPFSALCFKIMVDPYVGKLSYIRVNSGHLSSENTIYNVSQQEEERISSFKIMKGKDGADEKEIILGDIIAIPKLHSTQVGDTLGTKNTEYIFPPIKFPKPVYSVAVMAKSRADEDKLSNALHKILEEDPVLTFAKNPETGDNVLSGMGDMHIEILLSRIRERYGVELETKTPQVPYRETIRKTAEAQGKYKKQTGGRGQYGDVHIRFIPLDRGSGFVFEDKIVGGAIPKGFIPAVEKGLREALTKGPLAGFPTVDFKSELFFGSYHDVDSSEMAFKIAASMSFKKGILDANPVLLEPIMQIEVIVPEDYLGDVMGDLNSRRGRILGIDSRGRLQVVRAQVPLAEMFKYAIVLRSMTSGRGTFSMEFDHYEDVPGDVAKKVIAEHKKEEEEE